A stretch of DNA from Lysinibacillus sp. B2A1:
CCAAGTCAATTTCATCACCCGCTTCGTTAATCATCTTTGTCATTTGCAAAGGTTGATTTGATGGACTGACATGAGGATAATCACCGTTTTCTGCAGCTGTTTTCGTAATTCTAAAAGCAAGTTGAGTTGAGTAGTGATAGACTTTTTCGCCTAACCCCAACAATGGCCATCCAGGGAATTCATTTGTTCCTGTGTAATTATTTTGGTTTTTCCATTCATTCGCCTTCGTATAGACATCAGCTTCAGTTGTATCGATATCCGATAACGAGGCAGAACGGAAATAAGTGTTTACCACAGATGCTTTTGCTTTCATTACCGCTGCCACCATTGGATTTTTAGAAAACTTAGGTGCAACAACTAGACCTGGTATCATGCCCGTTTTAGGGAATACAGCATTTAAAAGTTCTAAACCTTTTAACTTACCTGTATTGATGTCAGAACCACCAATAATATCGTTTGGTGTTACCTTTCCGGGCGCTAAACGGGTGAACTCAATATACAGTTTCTCTGCCTGAATTAAAGGCACAATCACAACTTTTCCGTCATCATCAAATGAAACGACGTAATCTTCGTCTACCTTTAATGCATCCGAATCCTCAGCTGTCTTTACCTTTAACGCATCGAGCAAAATACCATCCGCTTTTGCTATAGCTTTTTTGTTAGAAACTGTAACAACCTCTTTACCAGTTTCATTATGTTTCTCTGGATCTAACACATTCACAAAGACAACTGGTGCTACATTAAACAAACGGAATGCTGCATCCATTGCTTCACATAGCGTGTAATTCTTCCAGTCATCAGAATAACCAAGTGCCGCCTGCGCCTCGCCAAATGAGTATGCAACAACAATCTTATTGACGTGTTCAGTTGTTTTCGCCAAGTTAATTGGTGCTGTACCGAATACAACCGGAAGTGCTGCAGTAGCCACAACAGGCGTCATTAAGGACGTTGGTACTTCTGTGACGCGTGAACCATGTCGAAATGCCATATTTATTTCACCTCACTGAAATAGTCTTGAACTTTGTTGTACAGCATCGTTTCAACTGAGCTTGCATCTGTAAGTTGCTGTTCAAATGCAACGAAATCTTTTGTATCGATAAACAATTTCTCAAGCACCTTGCACTTTTCAAAGTGCCCCTTTAAATGCTCCGGTTTACCATTGACAAACGATGCATAGCGAGTAAGTTGCTTTACTACTGTTGGACCAACATAAATAAGGACATCTGCGTTTTCCTTTGCAGATGCCCCTTTAATCGCCTCCCCAACTAACTTTGGAGAAGCTTTTTCATTTTCAATTTTAGAATTCATCTTTTAATACACTCCTATCCCATTGTAATTGCGGCGCTTCAAACTCTACTACAGCTGAGGAATGCCATGACGGTCGCATCTGTTCCTCAAATAGATCAAAGTCTATTTGCCCAGCTAAATTAAATGGACCAACTACCTGCATCTCTTTCAACGCTAATTCGATATGATTCCAAACATTTACGTTTTCTCGCCAACCATTTTGTTCATCCTTGCTATACGTGCCAATGATGATACGAACAGCTATTGTTTTTTTGTCATGAATTTTATCGACATGCCCTAAGATACGGACAATAACAAACGGATAATCTTCTGGGTCAGTTTCTTCGTCACGCTCACGCCTACTAGGTTTTGGCGGTAAATAACCTGCATAGACAGTCGGTGCTTTAAATGTTTCTGGTACTTTTGTTTGAAGCTCCATATCCTTCAATTTGTCTTGAAGAAAGTCTTTGAGCGTATCTACTAAATCGATTGCATGCAAACCGTCACCCCCTCAATAGTCGTTCAATCTCATGCTCTAAACGACCATCTAACTCTTGATAAGTTTTACTTTCAACAACCGAAACTACCGACTCATTTCCAATCATTTGTGGAACAGATGGCCCATAGTGACCTCGAATCGGTAGCCTCGGCTTAGATACTCTTGTAAATACGTTCACATGACCACTATTCATGCCTGCAACAAAGGCTCCCTTTATTTTTTTTCGGGAGCCTTTTTTCACTCCAACAGTTACTTGTTTGGCTTTTTTAGGACTATTAGGAGATACCCTAAATTTCATCAATTTCATTGGCGCACCGCTTGACCGGATATTTGCGGTTAAATTAGCAGGAGATGCAGTTCGTACCTTAATTGTGCTAGTTACATCACGATGCTTAATATTATATTTCTCTCTTACAGATCGAGTAGCTTGTGCTCTACCTACATGGGCTGCACGATTAATTGCCCTGGAAATAACTTTCGGAACTTGCTGTGGCGTGTTTCTAAATATTTCTTCCACACGCTCCACTTGGCTCAAATTTAGTTCAATCATGCTATCACCTAACTTTCATTGAGACTCAAAACAATACGAATAACACCATTACCCTCAGATGCTTCCTCGACATAATACTCAATGCCGTCCAGTGTAAGAATGCTATCAATATTAGGTACATAAAAGCCAGTAGATTTTACATAAATCGTTTTATACTGCTTAAAAACCTCCTGTGCCCCGTCCAATTGTACACTAGAAAAGCCTGTCATGTTGTTGTCCGATTTATTGTTTATAACCACAAGCGTAACCATATCGCCTTCTAGCTCATGCTCACTTGCTAGTTCATCGACATTAAAAAAAACGTCTAAATCCTCCATCAAGAAGTCTTTAAACGTTTTATTTGTTGTCATTTGATTCACCACTGTTATCATCCTCTAAAAGTTCATCCGCTTTACCTTGATTGATGATTGCTTCAATGATAGCTGCCTTCGTAGTAGCACCTGTTAAATCTACATCAATTACTTTAGCTTCTCGTTTTAATTCTTCTGCGTTGTACTCTTCATCCAGAGCATTTCGTAACTCTTCAAAAAGAGCTGGGTCAATTTTCTTTGAAGTTTGTTTTGCTACTTGAATTTGTAATTCCTCATCAGGAGAAATCACATACTCAGCTGATTTAAGTTTTACCAGTCGCTTTGCCTCTTCCGCTGATAAACCTTTTACCAAATCACCCTTCTTATAATCAATTGAATTGTGTCGAATTGCCTCTAATGCTCTAATCAAGTTTTCTCACCTCACTGTACTTTCGCTACAAACCAGCTATCAACTTCTTTTGGGATTGGCAGTGGCTTTGAATTTAATTGTGCAAATTGACGGGCAGGGTTCTTTTCAGTCCAAGTATCCGGTACACGTTCCGCTTCAAATGTAGTAAATTCATTATCTTTAACAATAGTAATAGCAGCATAAGCCATTGAAAATGAAGCAACAGAAGAAAGTAGAGTTACGGTACCATCTGGAACCATTGGCTTCATTGTCTTATCTTCAGCTAAATAGTACTCATTGTACTCATAGATTTTACCGATGCCTGGAATTTGACCAATATACGTCACGCCATTTGGTAAAGTTTCAATGTTAACCTCTCCTACTTTTAAATGACGTAAGTTTAAGATTTTCTGAATATCAGGGTGATTAATGAAATTATCTACTACATCCGCAGCCATAATTACAATATCTCCTGTCACATGCCCTTTTTGCTGAATCTCACGTTGCCAACTCTTTAAATCAGCTAATGGCTTAGAAGTAGGTTCACTCCATTTATCAGTACCCGAAAGTGTCTGCTTATTTGTGAAATTAAAGTCAATTTCATGTTCAAGTCCTTCACCTTTTACAGTAATTTTCCCTTCAAATAAAGCCTGGGCACACATTACCTCTTCACGTCGTGTAATCATTTCTTCTAATTCTGCTAAATCTTTCACAAGCTTTTCGGCTGCACGTTCATCTGGTGATTTAGCAGAATAAATATTTTCACCCATTGAACGTTTTTGAATATCTGCAGCCGTTGTAACTTTATAGGGTGCAACTAATGGTGGTTCGAAAGTCTCTGTCTTATAACCAGAGTTTTCAACTAGCTTGCCGCCAATTTTTTCGTTTACAAATGGCGCAATTTTACGACTACCTTTTTTAATATCAATGT
This window harbors:
- a CDS encoding phage tail protein; translation: MAFRHGSRVTEVPTSLMTPVVATAALPVVFGTAPINLAKTTEHVNKIVVAYSFGEAQAALGYSDDWKNYTLCEAMDAAFRLFNVAPVVFVNVLDPEKHNETGKEVVTVSNKKAIAKADGILLDALKVKTAEDSDALKVDEDYVVSFDDDGKVVIVPLIQAEKLYIEFTRLAPGKVTPNDIIGGSDINTGKLKGLELLNAVFPKTGMIPGLVVAPKFSKNPMVAAVMKAKASVVNTYFRSASLSDIDTTEADVYTKANEWKNQNNYTGTNEFPGWPLLGLGEKVYHYSTQLAFRITKTAAENGDYPHVSPSNQPLQMTKMINEAGDEIDLGPDQAELLNSQGITTALNFMGGWKCWGNRTGAFPANTDVKDIFIPVRLTHNWIANTIILTTWSKVDAPITRRLIDSITDTMNMWFNGLQSRGVILGGRVEFKRENNPLPDLINGKIRLNYYVAEPTPAEDIENILEFDPMYYNNLFN
- a CDS encoding phage capsid protein; the encoded protein is MPNKIDIFEPRTMLAFVESMSKPNTFLRDTFFKGREYSTTKQVDIDIKKGSRKIAPFVNEKIGGKLVENSGYKTETFEPPLVAPYKVTTAADIQKRSMGENIYSAKSPDERAAEKLVKDLAELEEMITRREEVMCAQALFEGKITVKGEGLEHEIDFNFTNKQTLSGTDKWSEPTSKPLADLKSWQREIQQKGHVTGDIVIMAADVVDNFINHPDIQKILNLRHLKVGEVNIETLPNGVTYIGQIPGIGKIYEYNEYYLAEDKTMKPMVPDGTVTLLSSVASFSMAYAAITIVKDNEFTTFEAERVPDTWTEKNPARQFAQLNSKPLPIPKEVDSWFVAKVQ